One segment of Fusarium oxysporum f. sp. lycopersici 4287 chromosome 15, whole genome shotgun sequence DNA contains the following:
- a CDS encoding hypothetical protein (At least one base has a quality score < 10): MLWHTALVHIANAILGDKKSPTWRFYLLFCIQCYGHLRQAYRFAEAIGRSILSMALQQGNLSASEARRLMEQFEENQLTNPSEGIRATFMADLNLAMTDPTEASVESLAERFENIALFREYTNVEALSENELMELDDNAWDTL; this comes from the coding sequence ATGCTATGGCACACAGCTCTAGTACATATCGCAAACGCTATCCTCGGCGATAAAAAGAGCCCTACTTGGCGCTTCTATCTCCTTTTCTGCATCCAGTGCTACGGACATCTACGACAGGCATATCGTTTTGCAGAGGCCATCGGTCGGAGCATCCTGTCCATGGCACTGCAGCAAGGCAATTTGTCAGCAAGCGAAGCGCGACGATTGATGGAGCAGTTTGAAGAGAACCAGTTAACCAATCCATCAGAGGGCATTCGGGCCACGTTCATGGCTGACTTGAATCTTGCCATGACGGATCCTACGGAGGCAAGCGTGGAGAGCCTGGCTGAGAGGTTTGAGAACATAGCGTTGTTCCGAGAGTATACGAATGTGGAGGCCTTAAGCGAGAATGAACTGATGGAATTGGATGACAATGCTTGGGATACGCTGTGA